A stretch of DNA from Chloroflexota bacterium:
GCATTCCATCAATAGCCGTCTCCGTGGCGTCGCTGACGAATGTGCAGCATAAGGCAGGTGCGGTGGCGGCGGCATCCCTGGCTAGGGCAATCACGGCGAACGAAGGAATGCCTCCGCTGTTCCTGAATGTCAACTTGCCCAACGCCTCGGTCGCCGACATCAAGGGCGCGGAAATGACAAACCTAGGGCCACGCCTGTATCTTGAAACGGTGGAGCGAGGTAGCAATGGACGCTGGACATACTACTGGATAAAGCATAACCGATTTGTGAACCCTCCCACTGCCGCCGACTCTGATATACATGCCGTGCGAAACAACCGCATCGCCATCACCGCTCTCAACTCAGTTCTGCAGCCGGGAGTTAAACTGCCAAGCCTGCAATACTTAGCAGACGGCGTAGTAAGCGACTTGGGACTGGCAAGCGAAGCGACGGCGAATTAGGTCAGTGAATAGGGCCATAAAACCTAACCAATATGCCAGCACAATCGAAGGCTAGGAGAAATTCATGATTTACGAATACCGAGTATATGAGACGCTGCCCGGCAGGCTGCCGAACATCAACGCGCGCTTCCGGGACCACACGATGAAGATTTTCGAGAAGCACGGCATTACGAATGTCGGCTACTTCACCGCTGATGTGGGCGACTACAGCGACCGCCTGATTTACATCATCGGCTTTGAAGACGCCGCGCACCGAGAGCGCGCATGGGAAGCATTCCGCAACGACCCTGAGTGGGCGAAGGTCCGCGCCGAATCCGAAGCGGACGGGCTCATCGTCCGGCGCGTCTTCAACACTACCCTAATCCCGACCGACTACTCACCGTTGCAATAGCGCCAAGCGGCAGACTACGGCAATTTACGGCGGTCGGGCGATGAGCGAGCCAGCGCAAATGGAAACGACGACACTCGCGCAAAACCAGTCCGACCGCCTCGAACGACTAGAGCGCATCACCGAGTTGCCCTTGATGCTGTCGTCGTTCGCGCTGATTCCCATAATCACCGGGCTGTATCTGTGGGATTTGAGCCCGCTTGAGACGCGCATATACTCACAGGCGCAGATCGCCGTTTGGGCGCTGTTTGCCGTTGCGCTGCTTGCGAAGATTGCAGTCGCGCCGAACAAGCTGCAATACATCCGCAAGAATTGGCTCGAAGTGCTGCTTGTGGTTATTCCTGTGATTCGCCCGCTCAGGATATTGCGCGCATTCATCTGGATCGCGCGCGACATAAGGCGGATGAACCGGCTGGTAACGATCGAAAGCCTGCTCGCGTACGGGATAGGTACGGTGCTGCTCGCCGCAACCGTCGTTACGACAGCCGAGCGAACCGCTGACGGCGCGAATATACTATCATTCCCGGACGCGCTGTACTGGTCGTTCGTCACAGTATCGACCGTCGGCTACGGCGACCACTTCCCCGTTACGGTCGTCGGCAAGTTCACCGCCGTCTTCCTAATGTTCTTCGGCATCGGCATATTCGGAGCGACCGCGGGCAAGATATTCGCCGCTTTGAGCAAGTCGGCATAACCGCAATCTGTGGTGTTCTACGAAATGCCAATAACGCGGAGATGAAGAGGAAGGTTCTCTCGGGCTTCAGATATATCTACACGCGGCATTGGCGTTCTCCTTAACGCAACAAGACGACTTCACAAATCCCTAATGTTGTCATTCCGTGCCGTCTTTGCGATTCCCCGCTGTTCTTGCGATTCCCCGCTGTTCCTGCCATTCCAAACCTACTCCCATCTTGTCATTCCGAACCTACTCCCATCTTGTCATCCCGAACCTACTCCCATGTCATTCCGAACGCAGTGAGGAATCTAAAGTCGTTGCAAGCAGACCTGTTTCCGACTTTAGATTTCTCGCCTCGCTCGAAATGACAGGTATAGACCGCAAATGACAGGCATAAACTGCATTTATGAAATCGTCTCCTAAATCCACAAGACAATTTCAAAAGTCCCTTCCCCCTCAATGGGGGAAGGTTAGGATGGGGGTGAAATATGTGTCCACCACCACCTTTTGCAAATGTCTCAAATCCACATCCCCCCTTGACAACCCAACCACTTGCCCTTAAAATCAGAACATATGGTTGCTTAACACTCGAAACCTGAAACCTACCATGTGTATCCAAAACACCTTACAACAGAAAATAGCCGAACTAACCAACGACGGTGAAACCATAGCCATGTTCCTCGTGGACACCTTGCAAAGCGACAGCTATGCCATCAAGACCTGCCACAAGATGGACGCCGCACGCCTGCTATCCAAGTACGGCTTCGCGCAAGTCGAAGGCAATGT
This window harbors:
- a CDS encoding NIPSNAP family protein gives rise to the protein MIYEYRVYETLPGRLPNINARFRDHTMKIFEKHGITNVGYFTADVGDYSDRLIYIIGFEDAAHRERAWEAFRNDPEWAKVRAESEADGLIVRRVFNTTLIPTDYSPLQ
- the surE gene encoding 5'/3'-nucleotidase SurE, whose protein sequence is MKILVTNDDGVDSPGLWEMVGALKDLGEVVVAAPDREQSGIGTATTLLEVVKAREVDTPPVEGVHAYAVEGTPADCAILAIEQLSPGGFDIVLSGINAGSNLGLDLFASGTVGGAFQGYFRGIPSIAVSVASLTNVQHKAGAVAAASLARAITANEGMPPLFLNVNLPNASVADIKGAEMTNLGPRLYLETVERGSNGRWTYYWIKHNRFVNPPTAADSDIHAVRNNRIAITALNSVLQPGVKLPSLQYLADGVVSDLGLASEATAN